ACCAAAATTCTATTGACGTCCAGCTTCCTTCGTGTCTCTCTTACAATTTTATCATATGTAGCAAATGGATACAAATTTTGATAAAGATCTTCCATAACTCCAAAAATTCTGATGGCTTCTTCTGGTTCTCCTTTGCGGATTTTATCGTACGTTAGTCTTTTTAATTCACCAACACAATCAAGCAGACCAAGAATATATGATTCAGGATTGACTTTTAGTGTATCAATAGATGGTACAGGTTTTTTTTCAGCAATGGCAATTAATGCAAATGCCTCAACTAATTCCTGTTCTGGAATGATTATGTACCTTTGAAGTTCTCCCACTGCTTTTTTCTTTTGTGAGGTTAACAATGTATTTGCCTTTTTAGCTTTCTCCTTTGCAGATTTTAGATCTTGTTTGTGGACTGCAATAATGGCCTGACTTGATAAAATTACAACTTCTCTTGTATTTTTAATTAGAAATTCCCTTGCATCCTGAGTAACGGAAAAGCTTTTTGATATTTTGTCTAATGATGACTTGACATTTTTTAATGACAATAATCATGGGTCAAGAAACCAAGATAAAGCCGTTTGCCAAAGCGCTTATTTTATGTTCTAGCTTAGGGTGTTTATGGAAATTACAGTCGATCAAATGTATCAGATTGAAAATAACGGTCATGCTATGGGATTTTTGAAAAAATTTATGATGGAAAATGCTGGCGCATCTGCTGTAAGACGACTAGTAGAAAAATTTGGTGACGTACAATCTAAGAATATTTTGATCTTCGTTGGAATGGGAAATAACGGGGGTGACGGTCTTGTGATGGCAAGACATTTAGCTGGATATGGGGCAATTGTTACAGTTAGACTCCTTGGTACTCCGGAGAAAATTAAAACTGAAGAAAGTAAATGGAATTGGTCAATTTTAGAGAAAATGCAATCTGTTCAATTACTTTATGGAGATGAATTAAATTTTAATTTCAAAACTGATATTATTATTGATGGAATTCTCGGAACTGGTATTACCGGTTCTATAAGAGAACCTTATGCATCAGCCATTAATTTCATAAATAACTCAAACTCTTTCAAGCTAGCAGTGGATGTTCCATCAGGATTAGATCCACAAACCGGAGAAACTGCAAACGTTTTCGTAAAAGCTAACATGACAGTAACATTTCATAAAATGAAGCAAGGAATTCCAAAAAGAAAAGATCTTACTGGAGAATTATTTGCTGAAAAAATTGGAATACCACCTGAAGCTGAGATTGGAGTATTATGATAGTCCATCAAATACAAGTTGGAAACATGCAAAATTTTTGTTATATTGTTACCGACGAAGAAACAAACGAATGCATTGTTATTGATCCCTCATGGGATCTTGAAAAAATTGAAGAGGTTGTTACCAGAAATGATCTGACTGTAAAGTACATTGTTAACACACATCATCATTTTGATCATACAATTGGGAATAAAGCAATGAGTGAATCTACTGGAGCAAAAATAATTCAACATGAAGCATCAACTTTAGATCATGACATATCTGTAAAAAATAATGAAAAAATAAAATTTGGTAAAAGTGAATTAACCGTAATTCATACTCCTGGCCACTCAAAGGACAGTATTTGTCTAATTGGTGATGGGAAAATCTTTTCAGGTGATACTTTGTTTGTTGGAAATTGTGGTAGAGTCGATCTTCCTGGTGGTAGTGCACGTGAGTTATACCATAGCCTATTTGATATACTTCATAACTTAGATGATTCGCTCACTCTTTACTGCGGACATAATTATGGCTCATCTCCTACATCTACAATTGGTAAAGAAAAGAAAATGAATTTTGTAATGCAACCGAGATCTGAACAAGAATTTGTAGAAATGATGGGACAGTGATAAAGTGAAAGATATTGAATTTTTCGGAAATATAAAAAATTGTGAAAACTTTGTAAATGCTGTTAAAGAAAAGGACTTTTTATTTTCATTAGTGATTTCTTATACGTCTACTAGTGAAATTCCTGGAATTACCATAGCTGGCTCTAATTCCGAACTTGTTAAATTCACCGCTCCAGCTGATGCAGAATTCCTTCATTATGGCTATTGCAAATCAATTAAATCGATTCCAATGACTCCTGACGGAAAACCAACTCCTGCATTAATAACTAAATCCGCATTAGAATCAGCTAGCATACCGCTAGTAGTAATTAATGCTGGAAGTAAGGTTGAACCTCAATTACCATTTATTCAGACTGGTTTGAAGCCTGGAAATAATATCACACAAAACTTTGGGCTTGACGAGGAATCATTTCTTCATGCAATTGATTATGGCAGAATTATTGGTCGTACTTTGGCATCTCTAACTGATTGTCTTGTTATAGGTGAAAGCCTACCTGGCGGGACCACTACTGCATTAGCAGTAATGAGGGGTTTAGGAATTGATGCTAAGGTAAGTTCTAGTATTCCAAAAAACCCCGTTGAGCTAAAAAATCGTATAGTGACAAACGCATTGAAGAAATTAGATAATGACGATCCCTTCAATGTAGTAAAAGCAGTTGGTGATCCTATGATTCCAACTGTCGCTGGGATGTTAAGCAGCGCATCAGAAATTTCCAAAGTTCTACTTTCAGGTGGTACTCAAATGGCAGCTGTTCTAGCATTTGCAAAATCAATAGGTTACAAATCTGATAATGTAGCAATTGGAACTACGTGTTACATTACAAATGACACAACTGCAAATTTTTTAGAAATAATTAAACAAATTGATGACATATCAATCTTAGTTGTTGATCCAAAACTTGAAAGATCAGAATTTCCAGGCCTGAAATCATTTTCTGAAGGATTCGCAAAGGAAGGCGCCGGTGCGGGAGGATCCTTAATTGCTGCAATGCTAAAGGCAGGACTTGATTCTGAAAAACTACTTCAATTAACTGAAAATCAGTATAAGAGAATTTTTACTTCACAGTAACTGATTTTGCTAAATTCCTTGGATAGTCAGGATCAGTTTCTTTCTCAAGTGCGGAATAATATGCCAATAATTGAATAGGAATTATTTCTATAATCGGAAACATTGACTCTTCTATTGTGGGAATTTCAATCCAATAATCATAAACATCACTCTTCTTATCTGAGATTCCAATAATCTTAGCTCCTCTAGCTTTAATCTCTCTTGCACTGGTAATTGTATCATTATAGGTTGAATCATTAGGATTTATGATTACAACAAAAACATTTGAATCCATTAATGCCAATGGTCCGTGTTTTAATTCTCCTCCTGGAATTCCTTCAGCATGGATGTAAGTTAATTCTTTTAATTTCAATGCAGCCTCTGATGCGATTGGATAGTGAATTCCCCTTCCCAAAATGTAGATGTCAGATACATCTTTTAGCTGTTTAGAGACCTCCTTGATTTTTGAATGACTCGATAGAATTTTTGCAATTAACGCTGATATTTTCTCAAAGTCTACTCCTATACATCCAGCACATATTTTTTCAGTTATTTTATAGATAATTCCTAATTGTGATGTGAAACTCTTCGTTGCTGCAACTCCAATTTCCGGACCGCAATTCATGCCAATTACTACCGAAGATTCTTGAACAAGGGAGGAAGTTAGTAGATTCACTATTGATATGATCTTCGCACCTGATTTTTTTGCAATGTTTACTGCTTCTAAAACATCTGCACTTTCTCCACTTTGAGAAATGGCAATTAGAATTGAATTGGGTTCAATAGAATCAGGAGAAAACGGAAGCTCGCTAGAAATTATTGGCTCTAATTTTATTTTTGCATATTTTGACATGAGATATTTTGCTACTAGTGCAGCATTGTAACTTGTACCACTACCTGTTATGTAGACATTTTTTGCATGTTTGATATAGTCCGTTGCCTGTTCTATTGCTTCAATGGTATTTTCTCCTGCCTTGATAATGGTATCTGGTTGTTCCGAAATTTCTTTTAGGGTAAAATGTGCATAATCTCCCTTATATGCATCAGCAAATTCTTTTGAAACTTTTGTTATCTGTTTTTTTACTGGCGTTCCATCAAAATTACATATTTGCAATCCTGCAGAATCGATTAACACAAAATCACCATTGTCTACATAAATTGCATCATCTGTTTGTTCAATAAATCCTAAAACATCACTGGACAAAAAATAAGACTCTTTCCCAACTCCGATTATTAATGGTTCATGAAATCTTGCAGCTGCAAGCGTACCGTCTTCAAACATTGCCACAAAGGCATAATGTCCTTTTAGATCTCTTAGTGTTTTTATCAAGGACTCTTTAACATCTAACTTTTCATCATAATGCATCTGTAGTAAATTTGCAATTACTTCACTATCTGTTTCACTTTTGAAAGTATAATTTTTCTTTTCAAGAATTTTTTTTAATTCAGAAAAATTCTCAATTATTCCATTATGTACTATGGCAATTCTTCCTGAATTACTTGGGTGTGGATGAGCATTCTTATCCGTCACTTTGCCGTGAGTTGCCCATCTAGTGTGCCCAATTCCGATGGTACCTGGAAGCTTGTCAAGTTGCACTGTATTGTTAACTTCGGAGACTTTGCCTACTCCTTTTTTTAGATTAATCTTATCTTCTGATTTAGTGGCTACGCCAACACTATCATATCCCCGATACTCCATTCTTTTTAGGCCCTTCACTAGTATTGGGGCAGCTGTATCGATTCCGTAATAACCAATTATTGAACACATTACTCGTCTATCACAATTAACAATATTTACTGATAAGCTTATTCTTCTGGTTTATCGGTTGAATCATTTTCACCCTCATCAGAGACAGATTCGACATTTTTATCATCCATGTCTGAGGATTCACTATCTGTTTTCTCAGCTTTAGTCTTTTCGGAAGATTCGTTCTTGGAAATTTTTTCTAATAGATCTTTTAATGAAGAACCTGGTGTTAGTTTGATATCTTTTTCTTCATTAACTGTTACAGTATATGATGGAACATTTACTATCCTGTCTCCAATCATTATATGTCCATGAATTACAGCCTGTCTTGCTTGATATGGTGTCTTGAAACCTAATTTTTTCATAACAATCGTTTGTAATCTTCTACCTAACAATTCTTCAACGTGAAGATTCAATACGTCATCCAAAGTTGAACTTTCTCCTACCAGTCCAATTCTTCTCAATGATTTCATAAGGATTGGTTCTTTTTCTTCTCTAATCTCTTGTCCTAAAGCTAACAATGAACGAGCCTGATGTCTAATTCTAGATAGTTCTGTATGAGCTTTCCATAATTCTCTTTTTGTTTTTAATCCAAAAGTGCCCAGAGTTTTCAACTCTTCCATCTTTAACTCATAATTCAATGGACGCTTAGGCTTTCTCCACATTCGTCTTGGATATTTTGGATCTCCCATTCACAACACCTACTCTTTCTTTGCAGCTGGCTTTGCACCTGCTGCTGGTTTTGCGTCAGCAGCTGGCTTTGCACCTGCTGCTGGTTTTGCGTCGACTGCTGGAGCTGCACCTGCTGCTGGAGCTGCACCTGCTGCTGGAACTGCACCTGCTGCTGGAGCACCTGCACCACCAGCTGGCATAACTTTACCACCTTTAGCAACTCCTACTGCTCCACCTTTTCTTCCAGTGGTTCTCGTTCTCTGACCTCTAACTTTTAATCCAAACATGTGACGGTAACCTCTCCAACTTCCAGTGGTTCTTTCTCTTTCAACATCATTTCTTACTGTAAACTCAATATCAGATGTTATCAAATGAATATTTCTTCCTGTTTCTACATCCTTTCTTCTATTTAGGAACCAAAGTGGAAAATTTGCAGAAGCTGGATCTTGTAAAATCCCTTCTATTGCCTGAACTTGAGATTCAGAAAGATAACCTATACTATCATTTGTATCAATTTTTAATTTATGCAATATTGCATTAGCAAAATTATATCCAACACCACGAATTTGGGTTAAACCTACCAGCATCTTTTTACTTCCTGGTATATCATTTCCCACAATTCTAACAATGTGTCTATATTCTTGTGTAGCCAAGTATGCAAGATTCTAAGTACCCCCGATAAAAACCCTGCTGGAAATTTTGAACTTTTACCATTTTGTCTAAAGTAATATTATAAACACCATTTGGATATTCAGATTATTGCCTGATGACTTTGGTACAATTGTAAGTCAATCATATTCCACACCCCCAAAATATTCAGAAATTCAGGCTGGAGTACCAGAAGACTTTGCTGATATTAAGACGCTAGGGGACATATTATCGATCAATTACAAGTTAATTGACTCAAAAGAACAATTACGAAAAAACCTGATTTCTAAAATGAGATCGGGAAAACCAAGATATCCGGGGATTATAGGATTTGACGATGATGTAATTCCTGCATTAGATAGGGCGATTTTATCCAAACATGATGTCTTTTTAGTTGGACAAATTGGGCAAGCAAAAACCAAGATAGTACAAACAATAGCTGAAACTTTACTATCGCCTATTCCTATTATTCGAAATAGTATTACAAATGACTGTCCATTGGAATTACCGCAAGATGAATTAATTTCATTATTAGAAGACAAAGAAATCACAAAACAGAGTCCCACTTTTCATATCAGTCCTGAAAGCTCTGAACAAATTAGGAATGATAAACTAGATACCAAAATTGAATGGGTAGATGGCAAAAGCAGATTCAAGTATGTTTTGGCAACTCCTGACATCTCCGTCAAAGATCTTGTCGGATATTTAGATGCAATCAAAGTTGCCAAGAAAGGAATTGAAATGTATAAGATTGATTCGTATTCTCCTGGACAATTAATGCAGGCAAAACACGGTATTTTCTGTATTGATGAATTACCAGTTTTGGATCCTAGAAAACAAGTTGCACTGCTTTCTGTTTTACAAGAAGGAAGATTCACTACAGGCTCTTATCCTGTAATTTTTGAACCAAAGATTACATTTTTTGCAACTGCAAATCCAATAGATTATACACATTCAGGAAAAGTAATAGAACCACTTTATGATAGGTTGAAGAGTCACATCCATACACATTATCCAAATTCCATTATTGATGAAATGATGATAATTTTACAAGAAGCCAAAATTTCTAATACTCTAATTTTATCTCCAATTCTATCCACTCTCACAAAAATAATTCAAAAAACTCGAAGTAACTCACAAGTAAATCAAGAACGCGGAGTAAGTGTTCGCTTGGGAGTTCACGGTCTTGAGCTTTTGGTTGGTGAGGCTGAACGAACTAGAGGCATTTCACATAATTTACTGGCAGTCCCAAGAATCTCAGATTTACACTGCCTTACACAGATTGCTAAATTTGAAATCTCTGAAATGGATGATACTATTGAAAACAGACACAAGTTATTTACTAATATAATTAATGAATCAATCAAAGAAACATGTCTAGAATTTCTTGGTGAGCAATCCCCTGAGGTCTTAAATGTCATTAAACAAGAATTTGGAGAAAACATGTTTCCCATCTCGCAAAAAATGCTTTGGGTTAATGGACAAACCTCGCTAAAAAATCAAATAGAAAAATTTCCCAATCTAAAAAAACTAGTAGATTCTAAAATGGGCGATATTCAAAATCTACAAACTCAATTAATAGAAAAAATCTCTTCAAATACAATTAACACTATTTCATTAAAGATTGATGAAAACTCTAATCCAGAAATCTCTGCTTTGTTAGTTGAAATGATTTTAGAAGGACTATGTTGGACTGAACCCAAAACCCTTGATAGGCGTGAGGCTGGCTATGGCGCATCATGACTATAAAAATTTAGTATATTTTGCAAACAAAACAAAAAAAGAATCATCAAAAGACAACAATCGTCTATCAGAAGAAAACTTAGAAAAAATTCTAGAATCTTTGGCAAAACAAGCAATGAGAGAAAAGCCCCCTACTATGGAAGAGCTAGAATCCATTCTGCAAGAATCTACAGGCTCATCAAAAGGTAATGATAAGGAAAATCAAAGTAATTCACAAAATTTAGAAGAAGAACAGGGATCTGCTTCCATTACAAAACTTCTTCAAAATGAAGGATATCTCCGAAATGATACACAATGGCTCACTAACAAAGCGTTCTTCCAAATCGGAAACAAAATCTTACAAGACGTAATGAAAGATCTCAGCTCTGCTGAATTCGGATTACATGAAACTAACGTATCTGGTTCTGGTAACGTGGTGATTGACTCTACAAAAAAATTTGAACCAGGCGATGAAATCAAACAGCTAAGCGTTCCTCAAACTTTACTGAATTCAATTCAAAGAATCCTAAAAACACAAGAAATTAAATTTCCAATCTCAATTGAGCCAGACGATTTAGAAGAATATGAAACCCTTGAAGATGTTAAAACATCAGTAGTTTACTGTATAGATCTTAGTTCAACTATGAAACAATCACTTGGTTCAAATGTTAGTAGATTAGTAGCCGCAAAAAAAGCCTTATGGAGTCTTTATGTTTTAAATAAAAAATTCTTTCCTAGTGATTCAGTTTTTGTCGTGGGATTTGCTTCTATGGCATCTATTGTGAATCCTTTTGATATTCCATTTTTAAAAACATTTGATGCAAATGATAATTTTTTACATTATACCAATTATCAAGCAGCATTACGTCTGGCAAGAAAAATTCTTCAAAAAAATTATTCTCAAAATAAAAGAATTGTTTTAATTACTGATGGTCAGCCTAGTGCATGCTTTATTGAAAATGAATATCAAAAAAATGAAATAATTTCAGAAAAACCATATTCCAATTTTTACTCTCCTGATCCAGCCATTCTCTCTAAAGTGCAAAAAGAAAAAAAGATGAGAATTGAAAATAATCCTGACAGGCTAGTGTACCTATGCTATCGTTACAAAAAAGTCGATCCTAAAATCGATAAAAGAACCATGATTGAGGCTAAAAAATGCTTACGGGAAGGAATCCAGATTGACTCTATAGTTGTAAGCGATGAATTTGAATTATTAGATTACGTTAAAGAATTAGAAAAGGAACTTAAAGGAAAGACATATCATATTGATAATTCAAACATGGACAAAGTTCTAGTCACTGATTACTTGACGAATACGAAAAAAGTTTTAAACGTTTTAAAACATTGGTGAATGAATATGGGGAAAACATATGATCACCAAAAAATAATTGATTGCATCTTTGATCCAATTACCTCTCAAATCTTATCAGAACTTGAGGATGGTGAAAAAAATATTTCGCATCTATCTAATCAAACTGAGATATCAGAAAATGAGATTCAAGACCGATTATTCTATCTTGTTGAGACTGGTTTTGTTACTATGACTAATGATGGCCAATCTATCTCATATTCAGCTGATGCAGAAAAACTATCCAAAGTCATTGAAGATGAACAAAATTTTGATGGTGCAATTGATGGATTAACAAAAATGGATAGTTACCTTAACTGATTCTTTTTTTACATTTATTTTTAATCACAACAAGTCCCATGATGATAATTCCTATTAGGCCAACAATTAAGATGTAAAATCCTGTATAGCCTATGACTAGTTTATCAGAACTAGGTAAATGACCTATCGCAATAATTATCTCTGTTTCACTACCGGAATTTTCAACTGATAGTCTGTAATTTCCTTGAGTTTGTATTTCAAATTGTTTTTCATATGATTCCTTCTCGATATTTGATGAATCAATTATGGCTCCAAAGGGATCAAAAAGATTCACTGATACTGCATTCTCTTGAAAATTCATCACCTGGACAACATAGACCCCAGTGTCTTCTATCGCTGGATCAAGAAATGATTCCACATCTAGGCTACTTCCTGAACCAACTTTGGCAGTATTCTGGGTAAATCCTTCAGTTATCATCTGTGAGCCATAAAACGAAAGTACAATCCCTAACACAACAATTCCGCCTACTATGACTAGGAATATGCCTGATTTTTGCATTGATTCTGCAGTTGTATTCCTGTAGTTAAAACTTAGCATTATACTCAAACCTAAAGTTAGCCTAGGGTAACAAATTTAGCCTTGGCTAATTTTAAATAAGGTGTTTAAAGAAAATTATTGATGAAAAAAACTCGCTCAACGACAATGTTTTCAATTATATCTATTAGTGTAGTTTTAGGTTCGTTATTCTTTGTTTTACCTGTAATTTCTGAAGCACAAAAAGAAGAAAAGACGTTTGTAACTCATTCTGGTAGGGTTGTCACTACATCTGGTGAAATATTAGATCCTCTTTACACAAGTACCACTTTGGAGTTTGATCCAATGGAATTTCTTCGAGATTTTAATTATGGAAGAGTATCTGAGCTTCCAGATGGAACCATTCTAAGGGAATATACGATTATTGCAGAGGATGACGGAATCATGGAAGTTTCTCCTGGGGTTTTTTACAATGTTTGGACATTTAATGGAACAGTTCCAGGTCCAACTATCAGAGCAACAGAAGGAGATTTGGTTCGAATAAAATTCATCAACAATGGTGAAAAGGAGCACACTATGCATTTTCATGGAATTCATGAAGCGCATATGGATGGAGTCTTTGAGCCAGTTGGTCCCGGTGGTGGAAAATTTGTCTACGAATTTAGAGCCGGACCTGTTGGTGTTCATCCATACCATTGTCATATAATGCCATTAGAGGAACACATTGTCCATGGATTGTACGGTGTTTACATCGTAGATCCTAAAGAAGGCAGAGCACCTGCAGATGAAATGGTAATGGTTCTGAATAGTTTGGATACTGACTTTGATACCGAAAATAATTTCTACGCTGCAAACACAATTCCATTTTACTATCAACACCATCCAATCCAAATTAACACTGGCGATTTAATCAGAGTCTATGTAGTAAACATGGTCGAATTTGATCCAATAAACAATTTCCATTTGCATGGAAATTTGTATCGTTATAACCCAACTGGAACTGACACCGACTCTTTTTACACTGACATGATTACTCTTTCACAAACTGAACGTGGAATAATGGAATTTTCATATGATTATCCTGGGAAATATCTATTTCATGCTCATAAAGTAGAATTTTCAGAGAAAGGCTGGGTTGGATTATTCCTAGTAAACGGGGAGCCATTAGCTGAAACCATTGGAAGTATAAACTATGGAAATTAATCAAACATCTAAAGCAAAAATCATTGCAAGTGGGGTCATCCCTTTTGCATTTCTGATTATTTTAATCGCATACATTTTTGGTCCAGGTGCTGAACTTTTAGACCTTGGCATTGCTTTACCTGAGATTAGTATTGAAAAAGTTGAATTTCATAAATCTGAAATTCATGCAACTGTAAGAAATACTGGACCTATTCCTGTAGAGATTGTAATGGCTGATGTTAACGATAGAATTCATCCTGCCGCAGTAGAACCTGACAGATTTCTAGAAAGATTTGAGACTGCTTTAGTAAGAATCCCATTTGAATGGAATGCAGCTGAACCATACATTATTGGTATAACTATTGAGGACGGAACAAGATTTGAAAAAGAGATAGAGGCCGCAGCCCCTGCTGTCCAACCTACTATTGAGTTAACAGGGTATTTTGCTATTATCGGAACTTATGTCGGAGTAATTCCTGTCATGATTGGATTACTTTGGTTGCCTTTTATCAAAAGAATAAGTAAAAGTAAATATCATTTTTTTCTAGCCTTAACGGCTGGACTATTACTCTTTTTGGCAATTGATTCTATTGAGGAAGCAATTGATGTATCCAATGAAAATCTCTCAGGCAGTTTTAATGGAGCTCTGCTTGTAGCCACAGTAATCACTCTATCATTTTTGGGATTGTATTATTCTGGTTCGAAACTTACACAAAGTGTAGTATCGTCTCGTTTTTCAAAACCAATTGCAATAGCACTTATGATTTCAATAGGAATTGGATTACATAATTTTGGTGAAGGACTCGCAATCGGAGCTGCTGTGGGACTAGGTTCTATTGCGTTTAGCACTTTTCTAATTGTAGGATTTGCTTTACACAATACTACTGAGGGTATAGCGATTGCTGCACCAATGTCACGAGGAAAATTAATGATAGGAAAACTCATTGGTCTTGGATTAATTGCAGGCTCTCCTGCCATATTTGGTGCCTGGGTTGGAGGTTTCGTTTATTCTCCATTCACTGCAGTTGTATTTTTATCAGTAGGAGCCGGTGCAATATTTCAGGTAATTGTTGTATTGTTAAAATGGCTCAAGGAAGAGGGCGACAAGAATCTTTCTAGCGCATCATTTGCTTCAGGTTTTGCATTAGGAATGCTAATCATGTATCTGACAAGCATATTGGTTTAGATTGGTTCTGGATGAATAGTAATTACCGCTTCACTAAATCTAGTTCTAATCTTTTGTTCAATCTGTGATGTAAGGTCATGAACCTTTTCAATTGAAAGATTTCTATCAAATGAACAGTCTATGTCAATTTTCTGTATGTCATTATAATGAAGTATGATTATACGACCAATTTTCTGAATTTCCTTATACTGCTCCAAGATTTTTGTAATTTCATCCTCAGCTTTTTTTCCTTCCATCTGTAAATTATTAGGAATTGTAATGTGTGGTTCTATGTGAACAGTTACATGCTCAATTTCTGGAAAATTTTTCTGAATTTTAAGCTCAATTTCTTCAGAAATTTTATGTGCTGATTCTAAATTTATTTCTCTATCTACCATTACATGCAAGCTTGCAAATATTTTTCCTTGAGATTTGTATGTGCTTACATTATGGATATTTTTTACTCCAGAAATTGAACCTGCAATTTCATTAATCTTCGAATCTAATGGAACTTGTTCCCAATTTGGCTCAAAATGAACTGTAATTGTAGAGTTTGCAATATTTTTTTTAATGTTTTTTTCAACATTACTTGATATCTCATGTGCTCTGTCAAAACTTACATCTCCTCTTAACGATATGGTGATATCTCCAAACAGAGTATCGCCTGATCTTCTCATTAGAACTGATTTTGTATTCAACACTCCGTCGGTATTAATCGCTATGTTCTTAACTTGTGACACAAGATCAGGAGAAATAATATCTGTTAACTCCATTGCAGTTCTGTAGATTAATTTTAAACTTAGAACCACTAAAACAATTCCCAGGATAAATGCGGCAATAAAATCTCCATAGTAAAATCCGTAAGTAACAAAAATAATTCCAATTATTGCTACCATCGTAGATCCAAAATCAAGAAAGGCATGATAGAAATCAGCCTTTAGTGTCACGCCGCCAATTTTTTTTATTGATTTTCTTAGAAGAATTATGCGAAATACATCCACTCCAATTGTGTAAAAACCTGCAATTAATGCAAAAAATCCTGGCAGTATCAATGGAGGTGGACTAGTTGCCCGTTCAACTGATTCATAAATGAAAAATATTGCAATTAAAAATATTGCAATTCCCC
This is a stretch of genomic DNA from Thermoproteota archaeon. It encodes these proteins:
- a CDS encoding TIGR00303 family protein, with amino-acid sequence MKDIEFFGNIKNCENFVNAVKEKDFLFSLVISYTSTSEIPGITIAGSNSELVKFTAPADAEFLHYGYCKSIKSIPMTPDGKPTPALITKSALESASIPLVVINAGSKVEPQLPFIQTGLKPGNNITQNFGLDEESFLHAIDYGRIIGRTLASLTDCLVIGESLPGGTTTALAVMRGLGIDAKVSSSIPKNPVELKNRIVTNALKKLDNDDPFNVVKAVGDPMIPTVAGMLSSASEISKVLLSGGTQMAAVLAFAKSIGYKSDNVAIGTTCYITNDTTANFLEIIKQIDDISILVVDPKLERSEFPGLKSFSEGFAKEGAGAGGSLIAAMLKAGLDSEKLLQLTENQYKRIFTSQ
- a CDS encoding 30S ribosomal protein S4, producing MGDPKYPRRMWRKPKRPLNYELKMEELKTLGTFGLKTKRELWKAHTELSRIRHQARSLLALGQEIREEKEPILMKSLRRIGLVGESSTLDDVLNLHVEELLGRRLQTIVMKKLGFKTPYQARQAVIHGHIMIGDRIVNVPSYTVTVNEEKDIKLTPGSSLKDLLEKISKNESSEKTKAEKTDSESSDMDDKNVESVSDEGENDSTDKPEE
- a CDS encoding NAD(P)H-hydrate epimerase, which encodes MEITVDQMYQIENNGHAMGFLKKFMMENAGASAVRRLVEKFGDVQSKNILIFVGMGNNGGDGLVMARHLAGYGAIVTVRLLGTPEKIKTEESKWNWSILEKMQSVQLLYGDELNFNFKTDIIIDGILGTGITGSIREPYASAINFINNSNSFKLAVDVPSGLDPQTGETANVFVKANMTVTFHKMKQGIPKRKDLTGELFAEKIGIPPEAEIGVL
- the glmS gene encoding glutamine--fructose-6-phosphate transaminase (isomerizing); this translates as MCSIIGYYGIDTAAPILVKGLKRMEYRGYDSVGVATKSEDKINLKKGVGKVSEVNNTVQLDKLPGTIGIGHTRWATHGKVTDKNAHPHPSNSGRIAIVHNGIIENFSELKKILEKKNYTFKSETDSEVIANLLQMHYDEKLDVKESLIKTLRDLKGHYAFVAMFEDGTLAAARFHEPLIIGVGKESYFLSSDVLGFIEQTDDAIYVDNGDFVLIDSAGLQICNFDGTPVKKQITKVSKEFADAYKGDYAHFTLKEISEQPDTIIKAGENTIEAIEQATDYIKHAKNVYITGSGTSYNAALVAKYLMSKYAKIKLEPIISSELPFSPDSIEPNSILIAISQSGESADVLEAVNIAKKSGAKIISIVNLLTSSLVQESSVVIGMNCGPEIGVAATKSFTSQLGIIYKITEKICAGCIGVDFEKISALIAKILSSHSKIKEVSKQLKDVSDIYILGRGIHYPIASEAALKLKELTYIHAEGIPGGELKHGPLALMDSNVFVVIINPNDSTYNDTITSAREIKARGAKIIGISDKKSDVYDYWIEIPTIEESMFPIIEIIPIQLLAYYSALEKETDPDYPRNLAKSVTVK
- a CDS encoding 30S ribosomal protein S13; protein product: MATQEYRHIVRIVGNDIPGSKKMLVGLTQIRGVGYNFANAILHKLKIDTNDSIGYLSESQVQAIEGILQDPASANFPLWFLNRRKDVETGRNIHLITSDIEFTVRNDVERERTTGSWRGYRHMFGLKVRGQRTRTTGRKGGAVGVAKGGKVMPAGGAGAPAAGAVPAAGAAPAAGAAPAVDAKPAAGAKPAADAKPAAGAKPAAKKE
- a CDS encoding MBL fold metallo-hydrolase — its product is MIVHQIQVGNMQNFCYIVTDEETNECIVIDPSWDLEKIEEVVTRNDLTVKYIVNTHHHFDHTIGNKAMSESTGAKIIQHEASTLDHDISVKNNEKIKFGKSELTVIHTPGHSKDSICLIGDGKIFSGDTLFVGNCGRVDLPGGSARELYHSLFDILHNLDDSLTLYCGHNYGSSPTSTIGKEKKMNFVMQPRSEQEFVEMMGQ
- a CDS encoding RNA-binding protein, which produces MSLKNVKSSLDKISKSFSVTQDAREFLIKNTREVVILSSQAIIAVHKQDLKSAKEKAKKANTLLTSQKKKAVGELQRYIIIPEQELVEAFALIAIAEKKPVPSIDTLKVNPESYILGLLDCVGELKRLTYDKIRKGEPEEAIRIFGVMEDLYQNLYPFATYDKIVRETRRKLDVNRILVEDVRAALTEEIRRSDLINAIKKLEK